Proteins co-encoded in one Streptomyces roseochromogenus subsp. oscitans DS 12.976 genomic window:
- a CDS encoding saccharopine dehydrogenase NADP-binding domain-containing protein: MSGEPSLIGILGGYGAVGAAAARALASEGEFRLRIGGRNPEAAARCAAALGGQAQAREVDARSDASLERFAQGCDVVLHCAGPAYELADRPRRAAAAAGADYVDVMDGCGPGPAPAGERTAVLSAGLSPGLSGLLPRLLTDGRHSPEGPRFTGCYVSLGAFTRTGAIDYLLSLDRGYGTPRAQWRDGRVVHGALRGAQERVVAGVPRPVTAYPYLTQELVSQARTLGLAEARWYNAFDGRHLLDALNRYRAGDDRAASLEAQAAGVVRASTLDALGRSPYHVLCGVLEFAGPDGVAVRRRALIRGEDGSAMTGVVGAVAAREVARGRVPRGVHRAAQLLPARGVLDALRRHLPGTVVTLDEGTLEDGLAADARVGGGHAGDAPSADALVGDAVPAGLVMEEGVL, encoded by the coding sequence GTGAGCGGCGAACCGTCCCTGATCGGCATCCTCGGCGGGTACGGGGCGGTCGGCGCGGCCGCCGCTCGTGCCCTCGCGTCCGAGGGGGAGTTCCGGCTGCGGATCGGCGGCCGGAACCCCGAGGCGGCGGCGCGCTGCGCCGCCGCCCTCGGCGGGCAGGCCCAGGCGAGGGAGGTCGACGCACGGTCCGACGCGAGCCTCGAACGGTTCGCCCAGGGCTGCGACGTGGTGCTCCACTGCGCCGGCCCCGCCTACGAACTGGCCGACCGCCCCCGCCGGGCGGCGGCCGCCGCGGGGGCCGACTACGTGGACGTGATGGACGGCTGCGGTCCCGGTCCCGCCCCGGCGGGTGAACGTACGGCAGTCCTGTCGGCCGGGCTTTCGCCCGGCCTGTCGGGGCTGCTGCCCCGGCTTCTCACGGATGGGCGGCACTCGCCGGAGGGCCCCCGGTTCACCGGCTGCTACGTCTCGCTCGGTGCGTTCACCCGGACCGGCGCCATCGACTACCTGCTGAGCCTGGACCGCGGTTACGGCACTCCGCGCGCCCAGTGGCGCGACGGGCGCGTCGTCCACGGCGCTCTGCGAGGGGCGCAGGAGCGTGTGGTGGCGGGCGTGCCGCGCCCGGTCACCGCGTACCCCTATCTCACCCAGGAGCTGGTGAGCCAGGCCCGCACCCTGGGCCTCGCGGAGGCCCGCTGGTACAACGCCTTCGACGGCCGGCACCTGCTCGACGCGCTGAACCGCTACCGGGCCGGCGACGATCGCGCGGCCAGTCTGGAAGCGCAGGCGGCCGGCGTGGTGCGGGCCAGCACGCTCGACGCCCTGGGGCGTTCCCCGTACCACGTGCTGTGCGGTGTCCTGGAGTTCGCGGGACCCGACGGTGTCGCGGTGCGCCGCAGGGCGCTGATCCGCGGCGAGGACGGATCGGCGATGACCGGCGTGGTGGGCGCGGTCGCGGCCCGGGAGGTGGCCCGGGGACGGGTTCCCCGCGGTGTGCACCGGGCGGCGCAGCTGCTGCCGGCCCGAGGGGTCCTGGACGCGCTGCGGCGGCACCTGCCCGGCACGGTCGTCACCCTCGACGAGGGGACCCTCGAGGACGGACTCGCCGCGGACGCACGCGTCGGGGGCGGACACGCCGGCGACGCGCCCTCCGCTGACGCACTCGTGGGGGACGCCGTCCCCGCCGGCCTGGTCATGGAGGAAGGCGTGCTGTAA
- a CDS encoding ABC transporter ATP-binding protein: MVTAEGLHADGGEVADGGVAENDPGGPAATSRQVLLRLLRPYRTSLVAVFVLQIVSSLAGLAPLIAVVELGRVLLTPGPVDHDAAWLAVWIGVAGLLVRVVLAAASGGIAHLVDGRLQLSLRRLLAQRLGKVPLGWYSRRSSGEINGVVQGDVDQLHHLIAHAPVEATAAVVVPLASFVYLAWVDWRLTLVALVPVLLGLLLQRLLQSEDRQREGRRMGEAMGRIGAASVEFVEGISVVKTFGGGGQAHRRYRQAADAFADFFLTYVAGAAGLASLAALVLSPPFVLLLVFAGGTALIAADAMPPADLLPFPLLAVALTAPIAALGHGMDNVHAAERSAERIRAMLNVPPLPEPATPAQPHGDRVEFRGVGFAYDSGHPVLQEIDLVLEPGTTTALVGPSGAGKSTLAQLVPRFSDPTSGSVLLGGVDVRDIPSEQLYRHVSFVLQDVRLLRAGIAENIALAVPEADRAAVERAARAAGIHERIQEMPRGYDSVIGEDVGLSGGEAQRLSIARALLVDAPVLVLDEAMSFADAKTEAEIRAALQNLVRGRTQLVIAHRLETVARADRIVVMEDGRIVESGTYRELLDMKGKFAAMWRAQRARAGQKREIHR, translated from the coding sequence ATGGTCACGGCAGAGGGTCTGCATGCCGACGGCGGGGAGGTGGCCGACGGCGGCGTCGCCGAGAACGACCCGGGCGGTCCGGCCGCGACCTCCAGGCAGGTGCTCCTGCGATTGCTCCGCCCCTACCGCACAAGCCTCGTCGCCGTCTTCGTCCTCCAGATCGTCAGCTCCCTCGCCGGCCTCGCGCCGCTGATCGCGGTGGTCGAGCTCGGCCGTGTGCTGCTCACGCCGGGGCCGGTGGACCACGACGCCGCCTGGCTCGCCGTCTGGATCGGCGTCGCCGGTCTGCTCGTCCGCGTCGTGCTCGCCGCGGCATCCGGCGGCATCGCGCATCTCGTCGACGGCCGGCTCCAGTTGTCGCTGAGGCGGCTGCTCGCCCAGCGCCTGGGCAAGGTGCCGCTCGGCTGGTACTCCCGCCGCAGCTCCGGCGAGATCAACGGCGTGGTGCAGGGCGACGTCGACCAACTCCACCATCTCATCGCGCACGCGCCCGTCGAGGCCACCGCCGCCGTCGTCGTCCCGCTCGCCTCGTTCGTCTATCTCGCCTGGGTGGACTGGCGTCTGACCCTCGTCGCGCTCGTGCCGGTCCTGCTCGGCCTGCTGCTGCAGCGCCTCCTGCAGAGCGAGGACCGGCAGCGCGAAGGCCGCAGGATGGGCGAGGCCATGGGACGTATCGGCGCCGCCTCCGTGGAGTTCGTCGAGGGCATCTCAGTCGTCAAGACCTTCGGTGGCGGCGGGCAGGCGCACCGGCGCTACCGTCAGGCCGCGGACGCCTTCGCCGATTTCTTCCTCACCTATGTGGCGGGCGCGGCAGGCCTCGCCTCGCTGGCCGCACTCGTGCTCTCCCCGCCGTTCGTCCTGCTGCTCGTCTTCGCCGGCGGTACGGCCCTGATCGCGGCCGACGCCATGCCGCCCGCCGACCTGCTGCCGTTCCCGCTGCTCGCCGTCGCGCTGACCGCGCCCATCGCCGCGCTCGGCCACGGCATGGACAACGTGCACGCCGCGGAGCGGTCCGCCGAGCGGATCCGGGCGATGCTGAACGTACCGCCGCTGCCCGAGCCGGCCACGCCGGCCCAACCGCACGGCGACCGTGTGGAGTTCCGCGGCGTCGGCTTCGCCTACGACTCCGGCCACCCGGTGCTGCAGGAGATCGACCTGGTCCTCGAACCGGGTACCACCACCGCGCTCGTCGGCCCCTCGGGCGCCGGCAAGTCCACTCTGGCCCAGCTGGTTCCGCGTTTCTCCGACCCGACCAGCGGCTCCGTACTCCTCGGCGGCGTCGACGTGCGCGACATCCCGAGTGAACAGCTGTACCGCCACGTCTCCTTCGTCCTCCAGGACGTCCGGCTGCTGCGCGCAGGCATCGCCGAGAACATCGCCCTCGCCGTGCCGGAGGCCGACCGCGCCGCCGTCGAGCGGGCGGCACGCGCGGCGGGCATCCACGAGCGCATCCAGGAGATGCCCCGCGGATACGACTCCGTGATCGGCGAGGACGTGGGCCTCTCCGGCGGCGAGGCACAGCGCCTCTCCATCGCCCGGGCCCTGCTCGTGGACGCCCCGGTGCTGGTCCTCGACGAGGCCATGTCCTTCGCCGACGCCAAGACCGAGGCCGAGATCCGAGCCGCCCTCCAGAACCTCGTCCGGGGCCGCACGCAACTGGTGATCGCCCACCGTCTGGAGACCGTTGCCCGGGCTGACCGGATCGTGGTCATGGAGGACGGACGGATCGTGGAGAGCGGAACCTACCGCGAACTGCTGGACATGAAAGGGAAGTTCGCCGCCATGTGGCGTGCCCAGCGCGCGCGTGCCGGCCAGAAGAGGGAGATCCACCGATGA
- a CDS encoding ABC transporter ATP-binding protein, with protein sequence MISLLLRVLGERHSGPLRRTVALMSVCAVVEGLSYALLIPLLRALLDGRARHAWPWLAAFALAVLVTSVLGYFSDKSGFRTGGELSRGLHHRLGDHLAGLPLGWFTPRRVGDVSGLTSRSVMEVMSVPAHRLRPLINAVLIPLSVVVVLFFFEWRLALAGLVAVPVITGVQRWTSKATARQDAERARSSDEAAGRVVEFVRAQPVLRAGGRTGERFGLLDDALHQQWRSGRRAALSGVPGMLGLTFSVQAVFTAVLALGVHLTLDGSLGAPELLAIMVLAARCVEPLLSLADLGGIMRVSRGELERIDAVLTEPPLPRAERPTVPLDDGVELKSVCFQRGDRRVLDGLSLEVEPGRRVAVVGSSGAGKSTLLQLVARFHDVDAGVVRLGGVDVRDIDSEELMSRLSMVFQDVYLFEGTIEDNVRIGRPDATAEEVRAVAVAASLDEVVDRLPDGWDTQVGEGGAALSGGERQRVSIARALLKNAPVLLLDEATSALDPESEAAVQEGLDRLMAGRTVIMVAHRLSTVENADLIVFLDDGRIVEQGTHEELVRRGGRYAEFWRIAADAAA encoded by the coding sequence ATGATCAGCCTGCTGCTCCGGGTCCTGGGCGAGCGGCACTCGGGCCCCCTGCGCCGAACCGTCGCGCTGATGTCCGTCTGCGCCGTCGTGGAGGGTCTGTCCTACGCGCTTCTCATCCCGCTGCTGCGGGCCCTGCTCGACGGCCGCGCGCGGCACGCCTGGCCGTGGCTCGCCGCCTTCGCCCTGGCCGTCCTCGTCACTTCGGTCCTCGGCTACTTCAGCGACAAGTCAGGGTTCCGCACCGGTGGTGAGCTTTCCAGAGGACTGCACCACCGCCTCGGCGACCACCTCGCCGGACTGCCGCTGGGCTGGTTCACCCCCCGCCGGGTCGGGGACGTCTCCGGGCTCACCAGCCGGAGCGTGATGGAGGTCATGTCGGTACCGGCCCACCGGCTCCGGCCCCTGATCAACGCCGTCCTCATCCCGCTGTCCGTGGTCGTGGTCCTCTTCTTCTTCGAGTGGCGTCTCGCCCTGGCCGGCCTCGTCGCCGTGCCGGTCATCACCGGTGTACAGCGCTGGACTTCGAAGGCCACGGCCCGCCAGGACGCCGAGCGGGCGCGCAGCAGCGACGAGGCCGCCGGCCGCGTCGTGGAGTTCGTCCGCGCCCAGCCGGTGCTGCGCGCCGGCGGTCGGACGGGCGAGCGCTTCGGACTCCTCGACGACGCCCTGCACCAGCAGTGGCGCAGCGGCCGGCGCGCGGCCCTCAGCGGCGTGCCCGGCATGCTCGGCCTCACGTTCTCCGTGCAGGCCGTCTTCACCGCAGTACTCGCCCTGGGCGTCCATCTGACGCTCGACGGCAGCCTCGGCGCCCCGGAGCTGCTGGCGATCATGGTCCTGGCGGCCCGCTGCGTCGAACCCCTGCTGTCCCTCGCCGACCTGGGCGGCATCATGCGGGTCTCCCGAGGCGAACTCGAGCGCATCGACGCCGTCCTGACCGAGCCCCCGCTGCCGCGCGCCGAACGGCCGACGGTCCCGCTCGACGACGGCGTCGAGCTGAAGTCGGTCTGCTTCCAGCGCGGCGACCGCCGTGTGCTCGACGGACTCTCCCTGGAGGTCGAGCCGGGCCGGCGGGTCGCCGTCGTCGGGTCATCGGGCGCCGGTAAGAGCACGCTGCTCCAGCTCGTCGCCCGGTTCCACGACGTCGACGCCGGCGTGGTGCGCCTCGGCGGGGTGGACGTACGGGACATCGACAGCGAGGAGCTGATGTCCCGCCTGTCCATGGTCTTCCAGGATGTCTACCTCTTCGAGGGCACCATCGAGGACAACGTGCGGATCGGCCGGCCCGACGCCACTGCCGAGGAGGTGCGGGCCGTGGCCGTCGCGGCGTCCCTGGACGAGGTGGTGGACCGGCTCCCCGACGGCTGGGACACCCAGGTCGGCGAGGGCGGCGCCGCGTTGTCCGGAGGTGAGCGGCAGCGGGTCTCGATCGCCCGGGCCCTGCTGAAGAACGCCCCCGTTCTGCTGCTCGACGAGGCCACCTCGGCCCTCGACCCGGAGAGCGAGGCGGCCGTTCAGGAAGGCCTCGACCGGCTCATGGCGGGCCGTACGGTCATCATGGTCGCCCACCGCCTCAGCACGGTCGAGAATGCCGATCTGATCGTGTTCCTCGATGACGGCCGGATCGTCGAGCAGGGGACCCATGAGGAACTCGTCCGGCGCGGCGGCCGATACGCCGAATTCTGGAGAATCGCCGCAGACGCGGCGGCATGA
- a CDS encoding B12-binding domain-containing radical SAM protein — translation MLRRAGSADLDLGRLAFTQHGREYALLRPRSDTTPHLTTVTLLSILENSGHGFERVDLADVWEGRAKAPEGDVDVVLLSTTYIWNSPILGSAVRWVRENLPGTRIVAGGQFTNLKFMSAMRDFPEIVAVVRGDGEIALPKTLDALAGRGELSAVPNLVWRDGDNIRINPTEYVDIDGFPSPRVLGKQSIVPYESMRGCPFDCKFCSFPAASPKWRYKSAEKIRDDWIAYADQNGADVISAMDSTFTIPPTRLRRLLEILPDSGIPRWEGFSRANTINSAELVAGLKASHCFQLHIGFESMNDGTLKRMSKRVSVKQNRRAVELLSQSGLSYYGLFIVGYPGEDPGMFQDTQDYLLREYSGHYALSKFSITDETMPLWQDREELQIVADDPTDPASPWSHIGMDSAQAARLQKETLDKVRLTNDKAVLSLWQHDYQHWLMPRHDHSTNIAVEKCLERIGMAPVDYTDPDEGAAVIRDNLHRLKDFGVELAPAGRKLVCEPV, via the coding sequence ATGCTCCGGAGGGCCGGAAGCGCCGACCTGGATCTGGGGCGGCTCGCCTTCACCCAGCACGGGCGGGAGTACGCCCTGCTCAGGCCGCGTTCGGACACGACGCCGCACCTCACGACGGTCACCCTCCTGTCCATTCTGGAGAACAGCGGTCACGGCTTCGAGCGCGTCGACCTGGCCGATGTCTGGGAGGGGCGCGCGAAGGCGCCTGAGGGCGACGTGGACGTGGTGCTCCTGTCGACGACGTACATCTGGAACAGTCCGATCCTGGGCTCGGCCGTGCGGTGGGTGCGGGAGAATCTCCCGGGCACGCGGATCGTGGCGGGCGGGCAGTTCACCAACCTCAAGTTCATGTCGGCCATGCGCGACTTCCCGGAGATCGTCGCGGTGGTCCGCGGCGACGGCGAGATCGCCCTGCCCAAGACCCTGGACGCGCTGGCGGGAAGGGGCGAACTGAGCGCCGTACCCAACCTTGTGTGGCGCGACGGGGACAACATCCGCATCAATCCCACCGAGTACGTCGACATCGACGGCTTCCCCTCGCCGCGCGTCCTCGGCAAACAGTCGATCGTGCCCTACGAGTCCATGCGGGGCTGCCCCTTCGACTGCAAATTCTGTTCGTTTCCCGCAGCTTCACCCAAGTGGCGATACAAATCCGCCGAGAAGATACGTGACGACTGGATCGCCTATGCCGATCAGAACGGCGCGGACGTCATCTCGGCGATGGATTCCACCTTCACCATTCCACCGACCCGGCTGCGCCGGCTGCTGGAAATCCTCCCGGATTCGGGTATACCGAGGTGGGAGGGGTTCAGCCGGGCCAACACGATCAATTCGGCGGAGCTTGTGGCAGGCCTCAAGGCCTCGCACTGCTTCCAGCTGCACATCGGTTTCGAGTCGATGAACGACGGCACGCTGAAGCGGATGAGCAAGCGGGTCTCGGTGAAGCAGAACCGTCGGGCTGTCGAGCTGCTCAGCCAGAGCGGGCTGTCGTACTACGGTCTCTTCATCGTCGGATACCCGGGCGAGGACCCGGGGATGTTCCAGGACACGCAGGACTACCTCCTGCGGGAGTACTCCGGGCACTACGCGCTGTCCAAGTTCTCCATCACCGACGAGACCATGCCGCTCTGGCAGGACCGGGAGGAGCTGCAGATCGTTGCGGACGATCCCACCGACCCCGCCTCGCCCTGGTCCCACATCGGCATGGACAGCGCGCAGGCCGCCCGGTTGCAGAAGGAGACCCTCGACAAGGTACGGCTCACCAACGACAAGGCCGTGCTCAGTCTCTGGCAGCACGACTACCAGCACTGGCTGATGCCCCGTCATGACCACTCGACCAACATCGCCGTGGAGAAGTGCCTGGAGCGGATAGGCATGGCGCCGGTCGACTACACCGACCCGGACGAGGGGGCCGCGGTCATCCGTGACAACCTCCACCGGCTGAAGGACTTCGGCGTCGAACTCGCGCCGGCGGGCCGGAAGCTGGTGTGCGAGCCGGTCTGA